The following coding sequences are from one Rutidosis leptorrhynchoides isolate AG116_Rl617_1_P2 chromosome 11, CSIRO_AGI_Rlap_v1, whole genome shotgun sequence window:
- the LOC139875209 gene encoding F-box/FBD/LRR-repeat protein At1g13570-like, with protein MTGNNIEDTRYNNTEVDKISCLPENLIDLIFEKLPVQDAVRTRVLSKSWRYKWTKMSSVVLDKHFSEKFAKNEAFGHYGFFNISNQIFNFIKGPILKLHLHIPNMALDSFQEVDQWILSLSKAGVIRELVLTVLNQRYQLPCYFCCCLELRMLELENCIIKPPLDFQGFLYLENLCLRNIEFGTNLHGAIMNLPQLKMLKLVACTNVYNFKIKSTKLFWLVVLNCPDATLHQLVHSKCLGALCIAIGKPIQGVERANLASLLSNMPCLGDLIIDGYFLQFCIAENIPKWLPHPANCLEYLSLHNFKFGDLNQLQGVLCMLRNSPNLERLDFDNQGLQNEQLDVNPASTYLEASDCLDQNLNRLKTINIMHVERSRPVLVFIKLLLNHSPVLEKVSIRPSVTVDALEKYNFAKDVMQFPRASAKAVLFYLDP; from the exons ATGACAGGTAACAATATTGAGGACACACGTTATAACAATACTGAAGTGGATAAAATCAGTTGCTTGCCAGAGAATTTGATTGACTTGATTTTCGAGAAGCTCCCGGTTCAAGATGCTGTGAGGACACGCGTTTTATCAAAAAGTTGGAGGTACAAATGGACCAAAATGAGCTCGGTGGTTCTTGATAAACATTTCTCAGAAAAGTTTGCAAAAAATGAAGCTTTTGGTCATTATGGGTTTTTTAACATCTCAAACCAAATCTTTAACTTTATCAAGGGTCCTATCTTAAAGTTACATCTCCACATACCAAACATGGCTCTTGATAGCTTCCAAGAAGTCGATCAGTGGATTTTATCCTTGTCAAAAGCCGGTGTTATTAGGGAACTCGTCCTTACTGTTTTAAACCAACGTTATCAACTTCCATGTTATTTTTGTTGTTGTCTAGAATTGAGAATGCTAGAACTTGAAAACTGTATCATTAAGCCACCACTCGATTTTCAAGGATTTCTCTATCTCGAAAATCTATGTCTTAGGAATATTGAATTTGGGACTAACTTGCATGGAGCTATCATGAACTTACCACAACTTAAGATGTTGAAACTGGTTGCATGCACCAATGTTTACAATTTCAAGATCAAGTCTACAAAGTTGTTTTGGTTAGTGGTCTTAAATTGCCCTGATGCAACTTTGCATCAGTTAGTGCATAGTAAATGTCTTGGTGCGCTTTGTATAGCTATAGGTAAACCCATTCAAGGAGTTGAAAGAGCTAATTTGGCTAGCTTGTTAAGTAATATGCCATGTCTTGGGGATTTAATTATCGACGGGTATTTTCTACAG TTTTGTATTGCAGAAAACATTCCCAAGTGGCTTCCACACCCGGCTAATTGTTTAGAGTATCTCAGCTTACACAACTTTAAATTTGGTGATTTAAATCAACTTCAAGGTGTTTTATGTATGCTTCGTAACTCGCCTAACTTAGAACGACTTGATTTCGATAATCAG GGTCTTCAAAACGAGCAACTGGATGTGAATCCAGCATCAACTTATTTGGAAGCTTCTGACTGTTTGGACCAGAATTTGAACCGATTGAAAACTATAAATATTATGCATGTAGAAAGATCAAGGCCTGTGTTGGTCTTTATAAAGCTTTTACTTAATCATTCGCCCGTTCTTGAAAAAGTATCAATTCGACCCAGTGTAACCGTTGATGCTCTTGAAAAGTACAACTTCGCTAAGGATGTTATGCAGTTCCCACGAGCTTCCGCAAAAGCAGTGCTTTTCTACTTGGATCCTTAA
- the LOC139875210 gene encoding F-box/FBD/LRR-repeat protein At1g13570-like, whose protein sequence is MDSSLFPNIVSVFLNVMTDNNTERSFVTSTIEVDRISCLPENLIDLILEKLPVQDAVRTHALSKKWGYKWITLSSVVLDKHFSEKFAKNGALHHNGLIRITNQIFNFLKGPLLKLHLHIPNMVLDSFQEVDQWILSLSRDELRMLELENCIIKPPIDFQGFLYLEKLLLGNIEFGANLHGTIINLPQLKMLKLVACTNVDNFKIKSTKLFRLLVLNCPDATLLPLLHSKCLIVVAIVFKNPIQGVERVNLASLLSNMPCLGYLLVDGYFLQLKILLSLSQFCIAENMPKWLPHPANSLKFLNLQNFKFGDLFQLQGVLCILRNSPYLERINVTSQGLRNVHLDVNPALTYLETSNYLDQTLNRSKTINIFYVERS, encoded by the exons ATGGATTCATCTTTATTTCCGAATATCG TCTCTGTTTTCTTGAATGTAATGACAGATAACAATACTGAGAGGAGTTTTGTAACTTCTACCATTGAAGTGGATAGAATCAGTTGCTTGCCAGAGAATTTGATTGACTTGATTTTAGAGAAGCTCCCCGTTCAAGATGCTGTGAGGACACACGCTTTATCAAAAAAATGGGGGTACAAATGGATCACATTGAGTTCGGTGGTTCTTGATAAACATTTCTCAGAAAAGTTTGCCAAAAATGGAGCTTTGCATCATAATGGATTAATTAGGATCACAAACCAAATCTTTAACTTTCTCAAGGGTCCTCTGTTAAAGTTACATCTTCACATACCAAACATGGTTCTTGATAGCTTCCAAGAAGTCGATCAATGGATTTTATCCTTGTCAAGAGATG AATTGAGAATGCTAGAACTTGAAAACTGTATCATTAAACCACCAATCGATTTTCAAGGATTTCTCTATCTTGAAAAACTATTGCTTGGGAATATTGAATTTGGGGCTAACTTGCATGGAACGATCATCAACTTACCACAGCTTAAGATGTTGAAACTGGTTGCATGCACCAATGTTGACAATTTCAAGATTAAGTCTACAAAGTTGTTTCGGTTATTGGTCTTAAATTGCCCTGATGCAACTTTGCTTCCGTTATTGCATAGTAAATGTCTTATTGTGGTTGCTATAGTTTTCAAAAACCCTATTCAAGGAGTTGAAAGAGTTAATTTGGCTAGCTTGTTAAGTAATATGCCATGTCTTGGGTATTTACTTGTCGACGGATATTTTCTCCAA CTTAAAATCTTACTTTCACTCTCACAGTTTTGTATTGCAGAAAATATGCCCAAGTGGCTTCCACACCCTGCTAATAGTTTAAAGTTTCTCAATTTACAAAACTTCAAATTTGGTGACTTGTTTCAACTTCAAGGTGTTTTATGCATTCTTCGGAACTCACCTTACTTAGAACGAATCAATGTGACTAGTCAG GGTCTTCGGAACGTGCATTTGGATGTCAACCCAGCTTTAACTTATTTGGAAACGTCTAACTATTTGGACCAGACATTGAACCGGTCAAAAACTATAAATATCTTTTATGTAGAAAGATCATGA
- the LOC139875213 gene encoding uncharacterized protein translates to MVKAYRASDFQDHLSVFQRRLKVTYKYLQDVDFQKFCRNRAEHVRFSYLTSNSVESINALSKHARKLPVCMLLKFFHASVQDWHFKNRNTSVSVTSMVTPYAERKLAKRTKKSRRSQAIPSTNNLIEVRDGRKNGMVNLEDRVCSCGQWQLSGIPCGHVIAAARRLEVEDEVAQGRKKHLAPSKSSNAWKQNSP, encoded by the exons atggttaaggcttacCGTGCGTCGGATTTTCAGGATCATCTTAGTGTATTTCAAAGAAGATTGAAAGTGACTTACAAATATCTACAAGACGTTGATTTCCAAAAATTTTGCAGAAATAGAGCTGAACATGTTAGGTTTTCATatcttactagcaacagtgtagagtctatcaACGCACTAAGTAAACATGCTCGAAAATTACctgtttgcatgttattgaaattTTTCCATGCTTCTGTACAAGATTGGCATTTCAAAAATCGCAACACATCAGTTAGTGTTACTTCCATGGTTACTCCATATGCTGAACGTAAACTAGCCAAAAGGACGAAAAAATCTAGAAGGTCTCAAGCAATcccatcgacaaacaatctaatagaaGTTCGTGATGGACGAAAAAATGGGATGGTTAATCTAGAAGATAGAGTGTGTTCATGTGGCCAGTGGCAATTATCGGGCATACCATGCGGACATGTTATTGCAGCAGCACGACGCTTAGAAGTAGAGGAT GAAGTCGCGCAAGGGCGCAAGAAGCATCTTGCGCCTTCTAAATCATCAAACGCATGGAAGCAAAACAGTCCTTGA